In Malus sylvestris chromosome 15, drMalSylv7.2, whole genome shotgun sequence, a single genomic region encodes these proteins:
- the LOC126606013 gene encoding transcription factor HHO5-like isoform X1 yields the protein MELLSLDSSHLFVPKTITDFLAQLSAIKDGSQRSSELDGNVKRLEDELRKIEVFKRELPLCMLLLRDVIERLKEEGMRWRRMEERPVMAEFIPWKGNSEEDGGAVSGKENIDKKNWMSSAQLWSTSINVFDYTKHDSELKPGNEEDDRSAAENPIELSNKKGVGGALLAFKGQNELSGFANPRLKGDKEVTVVPNLCLMTPLMSEALAGSANANSKTNHGCRGGGSGSGMAGQLKLQNKPQQQQQPLRKQRRCWSAELHRRFVDALQQLGGTQVATPKQIRELMQVEGLTNDEVKSHLQKYRLHIRKLPPSSAAGQGNDLLVPLDHSGEHTKANNAQSGSPQGPLLAGGFAKGRSTTGGESGDSREGEEDEKSDGQS from the exons TTGGACTCCAGTCATCTGTTCGTCCCGAAAACAATCACCGACTTTCTCGCTCAGCTCTCCGCCATTAAAGACGGCTCTCAGAGGTCTTCAGAGCTCGATGGGAACGTGAAGAGACTGGAAGACGAACTCAGAAAGATTGAAGTTTTCAAGCGGGAGCTTCCTCTCTGCATGCTTCTCCTGAGGGATG TGATTGAGCGGTTGAAGGAGGAAGGAATGCGGTGGAGGCGAATGGAAGAGCGGCCGGTGATGGCGGAGTTCATACCGTGGAAGGGCAATTCTGAGGAGGACGGAGGGGCAGTTTCGGGAAAGGAAAATATTGACAAGAAGAACTGGATGAGCTCTGCGCAGCTATGGAGCACAAGCATCAATGTTTTTGATTACACCAAACACGACTCTGAACTTAAACCG GGGAATGAGGAAGATGATCGGTCGGCGGCGGAGAACCCAATTGAGCTGAGTAATAAGAAAGGAGTGGGAGGGGCATTACTGGCATTCAAGGGTCAGAATGAGTTGTCTGGTTTTGCAAACCCACGTTTGAAGGGAGACAAGGAGGTTACCGTGGTTCCAAACCTTTGTCTTATGACTCCATTGATGTCTGAAGCACTGGCTGGTTCTGCAAATGCAAACTCTAAGACCAACCATGGCTGCAGAGGTGGCGGTTCGGGTTCTGGTATGGCAGGACAATTGAAATTACAGAACAAACCCCAACAGCAGCAGCAACCCTTAAGGAAACAAAGGCGGTGCTGGTCGGCGGAGCTCCATCGCCGCTTTGTTGATGCCCTTCAGCAGCTTGGAGGAACACAAG TAGCCACTCCTAAGCAGATAAGAGAACTTATGCAGGTGGAGGGTCTCACCAATGATGAAGTTAAAAGCCACTTGCAG AAATACCGCCTTCACATCCGAAAGCTCCCGCCTTCTTCGGCTGCTGGCCAAGGCAATGACTTACTCGTGCCCTTGGATCACAGTGGAGAGCATACTAAGGCAAACAACGCGCAGTCTGGTTCTCCACAGGGTCCTCTCCTCGCAGGAGGGTTTGCCAAAGGCCGATCCACAACTGGAGGCGAGTCGGGCGACAGCAGGGAAGGTGAAGAGGATGAGAAATCGGATGGACAGAGTTGA
- the LOC126606013 gene encoding transcription factor HHO5-like isoform X2, with amino-acid sequence MELLSLDSSHLFVPKTITDFLAQLSAIKDGSQRSSELDGNVKRLEDELRKIEVFKRELPLCMLLLRDVIERLKEEGMRWRRMEERPVMAEFIPWKGNSEEDGGAVSGKENIDKKNWMSSAQLWSTSINVFDYTKHDSELKPGNEEDDRSAAENPIELSNKKGVGGALLAFKGQNELSGFANPRLKGDKEVTVVPNLCLMTPLMSEALAGSANANSKTNHGCRGGGSGSGMAGQLKLQNKPQQQQQPLRKQRRCWSAELHRRFVDALQQLGGTQATPKQIRELMQVEGLTNDEVKSHLQKYRLHIRKLPPSSAAGQGNDLLVPLDHSGEHTKANNAQSGSPQGPLLAGGFAKGRSTTGGESGDSREGEEDEKSDGQS; translated from the exons TTGGACTCCAGTCATCTGTTCGTCCCGAAAACAATCACCGACTTTCTCGCTCAGCTCTCCGCCATTAAAGACGGCTCTCAGAGGTCTTCAGAGCTCGATGGGAACGTGAAGAGACTGGAAGACGAACTCAGAAAGATTGAAGTTTTCAAGCGGGAGCTTCCTCTCTGCATGCTTCTCCTGAGGGATG TGATTGAGCGGTTGAAGGAGGAAGGAATGCGGTGGAGGCGAATGGAAGAGCGGCCGGTGATGGCGGAGTTCATACCGTGGAAGGGCAATTCTGAGGAGGACGGAGGGGCAGTTTCGGGAAAGGAAAATATTGACAAGAAGAACTGGATGAGCTCTGCGCAGCTATGGAGCACAAGCATCAATGTTTTTGATTACACCAAACACGACTCTGAACTTAAACCG GGGAATGAGGAAGATGATCGGTCGGCGGCGGAGAACCCAATTGAGCTGAGTAATAAGAAAGGAGTGGGAGGGGCATTACTGGCATTCAAGGGTCAGAATGAGTTGTCTGGTTTTGCAAACCCACGTTTGAAGGGAGACAAGGAGGTTACCGTGGTTCCAAACCTTTGTCTTATGACTCCATTGATGTCTGAAGCACTGGCTGGTTCTGCAAATGCAAACTCTAAGACCAACCATGGCTGCAGAGGTGGCGGTTCGGGTTCTGGTATGGCAGGACAATTGAAATTACAGAACAAACCCCAACAGCAGCAGCAACCCTTAAGGAAACAAAGGCGGTGCTGGTCGGCGGAGCTCCATCGCCGCTTTGTTGATGCCCTTCAGCAGCTTGGAGGAACACAAG CCACTCCTAAGCAGATAAGAGAACTTATGCAGGTGGAGGGTCTCACCAATGATGAAGTTAAAAGCCACTTGCAG AAATACCGCCTTCACATCCGAAAGCTCCCGCCTTCTTCGGCTGCTGGCCAAGGCAATGACTTACTCGTGCCCTTGGATCACAGTGGAGAGCATACTAAGGCAAACAACGCGCAGTCTGGTTCTCCACAGGGTCCTCTCCTCGCAGGAGGGTTTGCCAAAGGCCGATCCACAACTGGAGGCGAGTCGGGCGACAGCAGGGAAGGTGAAGAGGATGAGAAATCGGATGGACAGAGTTGA